The genomic region ATGTCGGACGGGTGGGCCGATTCGAGGCATCTTTGCCCAACAATCAATTCGCGAAATGTCGCGCACTGGGCGCACTGCCCAGCAGGTTATGCAAGCAGCCACCGAGGCACTCTCCCAGGTCAACTACGTTGATGCCTGGGGAGCTGACGCCGACCACTTGAAAACATCAGAAGATGTGCACCACACAGCTCAAGCTGGGTTCACGTTTTTTACCATCGATCCATCAGACTATGTTGATCGCAAAGCCGATGATTACGGCCACAGCGACTTGGAAGAAAAGTATTTCGCACTAGGAGAACACGTAAACTGGGTCGATTTGTATTTGGGCAAAGTCGTCCGAGTGCCACATGGTCCAGAGATTTTGTTCGATCGGCCGACAGTATTGCGGACGGCAGTAAAGTATGGAAACGCTATTAGTCATGCGCTGCAAATGGGCGAATGCATTCAGAAAGCAGTCAGCCAGCGCGGCGGATCGTGTGAACTTGAACTCAGCGTCGACGAGACCGATCAACCGACAAGCGCAGCAGAGCATTACATCTTTGCCGATCAGCTCCGTCGCCATGGTTTGCCGCTGGTGAGCTTGGCGCCCCGTTTTATTGGTAATTTTGAGAAAGGAGTCGATTACAAAGGCGACCTGCAGGCACTGACCACGGCAATGTCCGAACATGCGGCAATCGCCCAGTATTTGGGGCCTTACAAATTGAGTTTGCATTCGGGGTCCGACAAGCTTTCGATGTATGGCTGCTTGGCGCGTTCAACGGGCGGCTTATTCCACGTAAAAACAGCCGGAACAAGTTATATGGAGGCATTGCGAGTCGTGGCATTGCGCGCGCCGGCGGAATTTCGAGAAATCGTGTCGTTTGCGAGAGAGCGTTACAACGCCGACAAAGCCACGTACCACGTCTCTGCCACCATCGAGTCTGTTCCAGGTCCTGCCCACATTGCCGACGACATCGAGCTACAAAAAATCTATTTGGAGCGCTGGATCGATGTGCCAACAGGCCGTGGATTTACATCACTGGGGCGTCAGATTTTGCACTGTACGTTTGGATCGATCCTCACCGATCCGCGCTTCGGTCCGCTGGTGATGCAGGTCGTCAGGGAAAATCAGGCCCTGTACAACGAAGTATTAATAGCTCATTTCCAGCGGCATTTGAACGCCTTGAATGCAGGATGATGACAAGCCGAAAGTCGAGGCATTTCTAGTTACAGACTGAATTCCCTATGCAATACCGTTCGCTTGGAAAAACCGGAATGAACGTATCGGCGCTGAGCTTCGGGGCATCCTCACTCGGCGGTATCTTCCGCAATGTCAAAGAGGCAGATTGCGTGCGCACCGTTCGAACGGCATTAGATCTGGGAATTAATTTCATGGACGTTTCGCCCTACTATGGATTAACAACCGCTGAGACCATTTTAGGTCGATGTTTAAAAGGTATCGCGCGTGATCGCTACTATTTGGCTACCAAATGCGGTCGTTATGGCGCGGATGCCAAAGATTTTGATTTTTCAGCCCGGCGTGTAACTTCCAGCGTGAATGAAAGTTTGGGCCGGTTGGGCACCGACTACGTCGATATTATCCAAGTTCACGACGTGGAATTCGGGGATATTGAGCAGATTGTCGATGAAACCATTCCCGCATTGCTGCGAGTCAAAGACTGCGGCAAAGCCCGTTTCGTCGGCATCACGGGTCTGCCATTGTGTATGTTCACACAAATCGTAGAACGACTGCCGAACGACACAGTAAATACTATACTTTCGTATTGCCACTACGCACTCAATGACACTTCACTTTTGGAAATTGTTCCAACTTTACAATGTCGCGGCGTGGGCATTATCAATGCGTCTCCACTGAGCATGGGTTTGCTGTCATTGCGTGGCGCACCGGGTTGGCATCCAGCTCCGGCTGAAATCAAACAGCGATGCCGCTTGGCCGCGGAGCATTGTCAGCGACATGGCACCGACATTGTCAAATTAGCCATGCAATTCGCCGTCAGCGAGCCAAGCATTGCAACCACTTTGTTTGGCACTGCCAATCCGAAAAATTTGTCACAAAATGTAGCTTGGATTGCCGAGCCAATCGACGGGGAGCTACTCACGGAAGTGCATGAGATCTTGCAACCTATACGCAATCTAACTTGGCCGCAGGGTCGGCCCGAAAACAATCAACAAGACAACAGCGCCTCCAAAGCAAGCATTTTATCGATTTGATGAAAGCTGCAACCGATAAAAGCGGCTGGCTGTTTTACCAAAGATATCTGACCGTTCATCTGCGGATAAACTCCATAATGCCTGATGTGCCGCTGCCAGAACTTCGCTGTACTCGCCGGCTAATCGGCACATCGGCCAATCGCTGCCAAACATGAGGCGCTGCGGCCCGAACAAATCCAGCACAATATCGACATACGGAAACAGTTCCTCAGCGCTCCAACGCTGGTGGTCCGCTTCAGTGATCATTCCAGAAAGCTTGCAATAAATATCTGGAACCCGAGCAACGGCAGCCAAATCAGTTTGCCATGGTTCGAACTCACCTCGACCAATGAGCGGTTTAGCCAGATGATCGACGACCATTTGCAAGCCTGGCACACGGTGGGCCAATTGCGGAATGTACTTTAAATGCTGTGGACGCAACAGCAAATCGTACTTGAGCCCGCAACGGGCCAAGACCTTCAGGCCGCGCACCACGCATTCGTCCAGCAGCCAACGTTCATCTGATTCGTCATGAACAATGTGCCGGACGCCAACCAGCTTCACTTGGTCGCTGAAGCGGTCGATGTGCCGCTCCAAATCCGGGGATTTCAAATCTAGCCAGCCAACGACACCGGCAATCCACGGATTTTCCGTTGCCAACTGCAAGGCCCATTCTGTTTCTTCAAGACTATGCAGCGATTGCACGAAAACCGTTCGATCGACTCCCACTCGATTCAGCACGGGCCGCAAATCAGCGGGAAGAAAGTTGCGACGCACGGTCTGCATGTTGGCGGTCATCCAAGGATAGCTAAACCGGCCTAAATCCCAAAAATGTTGATGGGCATCAACCGTCACGGGCTTTTCATACTCATGCATTACACGAACTCTTTTCTTACTCCAACGACCAAGAGCAAATTGGCAAACAATCTTTGGTCGGCAGTTTGGATCGTAAGTACGTGTTCAGGCGACTGCACAGTCCGATAGAACTCCCAGCGTTCCAGCGGTTGCAAGTCTACCGCGATGCTTTGTTCACGCAGGATATTGCGAAATTCCTTCCAAATGGTTGGATCTTGCTGCATGGCATGCGCTCCGCTTGTTTCCGGCTGCATGGTGAGGGCGGCTTCGATTGGGATTGCTGTAGCCAGCGCTTCCAGCACTTGCGTGCAACTGACAACGCCCGGCAGCAAATTCAAACTTACCAGTTCCGCTCGTGGTCCTAGAGTTGACGAGGCTGGATAGTTTCCGTCTGCAATCAGCACCTTGGCGCTATGGCCGGCGCGGCCCAGTACTGCGTTAATTTGCGGGTGAAGAAGCTGATGCTTGAGCATGAGATGATTAGTGTTCGAGCGCGATGGCCAACAATTTCCGGTTAGTTGCAGACATTGACCATAGCTTTAAGCACCCCCGACTCAGGCTGAGTATACGATAGGAATACTTCCGGCAACTCGTCGAACTCGGAGCGATGGGTAATCCAAGGCCGTGTATTAATGCGTCCTGTTTCGATGAGCTGAATAATTCGGGCAAAGTCCTCCGGCAGTGCATTGCGCGAGCAGAGCAGCGTACCCTCCGACTTATGGAACAGCGCATGACGGAATGTCACTTCCTCACCGGTTAAGCCTACGAACACAAGTCGTCCACCTTGTGCAATGTATCCAAAAGCTTGAGACATCGACTTATGGGAGCCGGTGGCATCAAAAACGACGTCGGGCAAGTGACCGTTGGAAAGTTCGCGCAAATCGGCCTCGACGTGCTCCGAAGGCGTCAGCGTGTGAGCAACTCCCATCACACGGCGGCAAAATTCCAACCGCGACGGTTGAATATCGAGCACGATGATTTTGGCCCCCGCTAAACGCACAAATTCCAATACTGATAGTCCTATGGGGCCGGCACCGATAATCAAGCAAGTATCATCCGCTTGCACCGCTGCGCGATTCACAGCATGGCAGCCGATCGCCAATGTTTCCACCAGCGCCAACTGCTCGTAATCCAGCCGGTGGGAAACGTGTAATTTGCGCGCAGGCAAAACAAATTGTGGTCTTAGGCCACCGTCGATGTGAACGCCGAGTACTTGCAAACGCTCGCAGCAATTGGGGTTCCCGCGGCGGCTGGCATAACTCGTAGGATCGTTGATATACGGTTCTACGGAGCAATGGTCGCCAGGTCGAACATTCGCAACCCCTTGGCCAACTTCGAGCACTTCCACGCCTAGTTCGTGCCCAGGAATCCGCGGGTAGCTGAACAGAGGCATTTTGCCCAGATATGCACTTACATCGGTCCCACATATACCGACCCGATGTACCTTGACCAGCGCCTCACCGGCGGCCGGCGAATTTGGAGATTGAATCTCGATGGTCCGCCAGAGCTTGGGTCCGGCAAGCGATAGGGCCTTCATAAATAATCTACTAAAGTTCTGCGTCCAAACTAGTTTTCCACAACGCGATCATCTTATTCCCCACGTTCACATTTCTACAAGTCGCGGATGTGCGGTTGCTCATTTTGGGGCGATCATCGACTGATTTTCGAAGCTGGTAACCAAGTGGCGTTGAAACTCCTTCGGTGACAGTCCCAATACTTTTTTAAATATCCGCGAAAAATGAAATGGGTCCGCCATACCAACTTGCTTGGCTATATCCTTGACAAGAAGATTGCGATCCGTCAATAAATCTGCAGCCCATTTCATTTTTTTTGCATTAAAAACTGATAAGGAGACACATGATCATAATTTTGAAAGAGTCGACAGGCATGAGACACGGACACTTTGCAACGCGAAGCGACATCTTTGATATTTTTCAAGTTTGCAAAGTCTTCTTCGATCAAGTCTTTTATTTTTTGATAAGTTGCCAGTGCTCGGAGATCATCACTAGGATGTTTGATCGTTTGCTCGGCGATTTTAAGGGCAAGAGTGTTAAGAACAGAGTCGCAAAGCGATTGACTGTATGATGTCCAATTTAGACCGTAATGGATCATGAGTTCATACAGATCTCGAATATCCGTGACGTGTGAGATTTGAGTGATCCCAGCGGGGGCAAAGCCTATGGATTCCAAGAGCTTTTTGGCGTGCTTTCCAATGAAAGTGATATAGTACTTCAGCATGAGCTGTCGGGGATCAGCTTGAATGGCCAATGAAGAATTCGGTACATAGCCAAATACAGTACCGGGTATGAGATTGTAGCGCTTTCCGCGAAGCTCCAATGTTCCCTTCCCCTCTGCGACAAATTCAATGCTGTAGTACGGGAACATCGTCCTGAGAATTATATAATCAGCACGGACTCGCTCCGAGCCGCCCAAAACAACTTTCATGGGCAACGACGTCTTGGTTCCAAGGTCGAAGTAGAATCGCCGAGCTTTTATAATCTGTTTTGAAATAAAACTCGGCAGTTCTCCCGGCGAAAGTCGATGCGAACGATCAACATCATCAAAAAACTGCTCTGAGCGATTCATAAATAAACTTACTTCGAAAGCCAGAGAGATCGTATTCTTTCAATTTGCAATCTTAAAAAAATTCCAGCTGTGAACAATGAGGCGTTCTCGTAACGTTACGATCTGGGTCTGATTTGTCATCTGAGAGGCGAGGGTAATCGCTTGCCCGAACAGAGTCAATCATTGCCAGATCATGGCCAATCGAGATTGATGCAAATAATATCCATGTCAGCGCAAATATTAGACAGGCCTGCGCAAATATCCTGCACGCCAGGGCAAGCTATCTCCATTCCCAGAGTTGCGAGTTGAAATACACTAAGGCATTAGACATTTTCTTTTCGTCTATTCGATTTGCATCGCCGAGTGGGGAGAGTCGGGGAGAAAGAAGTCGGTCATTCAACCGTCTTCGCGGCGAAGTGTTGGGAATTCTGGCCATCGAAAGGTCAACGCAATGGCCGAGATGGTTGTCATTGCAGAGGAATCAATTTCTTCTAGACCCTATTGGTAAAGAGAGCTCGAATGATTGCGC from Pirellulales bacterium harbors:
- a CDS encoding zinc-binding alcohol dehydrogenase family protein gives rise to the protein MKALSLAGPKLWRTIEIQSPNSPAAGEALVKVHRVGICGTDVSAYLGKMPLFSYPRIPGHELGVEVLEVGQGVANVRPGDHCSVEPYINDPTSYASRRGNPNCCERLQVLGVHIDGGLRPQFVLPARKLHVSHRLDYEQLALVETLAIGCHAVNRAAVQADDTCLIIGAGPIGLSVLEFVRLAGAKIIVLDIQPSRLEFCRRVMGVAHTLTPSEHVEADLRELSNGHLPDVVFDATGSHKSMSQAFGYIAQGGRLVFVGLTGEEVTFRHALFHKSEGTLLCSRNALPEDFARIIQLIETGRINTRPWITHRSEFDELPEVFLSYTQPESGVLKAMVNVCN
- a CDS encoding RbsD/FucU family protein, with amino-acid sequence MLKHQLLHPQINAVLGRAGHSAKVLIADGNYPASSTLGPRAELVSLNLLPGVVSCTQVLEALATAIPIEAALTMQPETSGAHAMQQDPTIWKEFRNILREQSIAVDLQPLERWEFYRTVQSPEHVLTIQTADQRLFANLLLVVGVRKEFV
- a CDS encoding aldo/keto reductase, whose translation is MQYRSLGKTGMNVSALSFGASSLGGIFRNVKEADCVRTVRTALDLGINFMDVSPYYGLTTAETILGRCLKGIARDRYYLATKCGRYGADAKDFDFSARRVTSSVNESLGRLGTDYVDIIQVHDVEFGDIEQIVDETIPALLRVKDCGKARFVGITGLPLCMFTQIVERLPNDTVNTILSYCHYALNDTSLLEIVPTLQCRGVGIINASPLSMGLLSLRGAPGWHPAPAEIKQRCRLAAEHCQRHGTDIVKLAMQFAVSEPSIATTLFGTANPKNLSQNVAWIAEPIDGELLTEVHEILQPIRNLTWPQGRPENNQQDNSASKASILSI
- a CDS encoding tagaturonate epimerase family protein; translated protein: MNVKPSILGLQPTFGFGDRLGVATPGHVKALCRTGGPIRGIFAQQSIREMSRTGRTAQQVMQAATEALSQVNYVDAWGADADHLKTSEDVHHTAQAGFTFFTIDPSDYVDRKADDYGHSDLEEKYFALGEHVNWVDLYLGKVVRVPHGPEILFDRPTVLRTAVKYGNAISHALQMGECIQKAVSQRGGSCELELSVDETDQPTSAAEHYIFADQLRRHGLPLVSLAPRFIGNFEKGVDYKGDLQALTTAMSEHAAIAQYLGPYKLSLHSGSDKLSMYGCLARSTGGLFHVKTAGTSYMEALRVVALRAPAEFREIVSFARERYNADKATYHVSATIESVPGPAHIADDIELQKIYLERWIDVPTGRGFTSLGRQILHCTFGSILTDPRFGPLVMQVVRENQALYNEVLIAHFQRHLNALNAG
- a CDS encoding AraC family ligand binding domain-containing protein; translated protein: MNRSEQFFDDVDRSHRLSPGELPSFISKQIIKARRFYFDLGTKTSLPMKVVLGGSERVRADYIILRTMFPYYSIEFVAEGKGTLELRGKRYNLIPGTVFGYVPNSSLAIQADPRQLMLKYYITFIGKHAKKLLESIGFAPAGITQISHVTDIRDLYELMIHYGLNWTSYSQSLCDSVLNTLALKIAEQTIKHPSDDLRALATYQKIKDLIEEDFANLKNIKDVASRCKVSVSHACRLFQNYDHVSPYQFLMQKK
- a CDS encoding amidohydrolase family protein is translated as MHEYEKPVTVDAHQHFWDLGRFSYPWMTANMQTVRRNFLPADLRPVLNRVGVDRTVFVQSLHSLEETEWALQLATENPWIAGVVGWLDLKSPDLERHIDRFSDQVKLVGVRHIVHDESDERWLLDECVVRGLKVLARCGLKYDLLLRPQHLKYIPQLAHRVPGLQMVVDHLAKPLIGRGEFEPWQTDLAAVARVPDIYCKLSGMITEADHQRWSAEELFPYVDIVLDLFGPQRLMFGSDWPMCRLAGEYSEVLAAAHQALWSLSADERSDIFGKTASRFYRLQLSSNR